AACCGCGTATTGACGGACCGGCTGGCGGCCTTGCGGCTGTGTCCCCACGATGGCGCCGCGGCGAACCTGGCGCGGGAGGGCATTACCGACGGCGTAGCGGTCGTCGGCGACGTGATGTACGAGGTGGCCGCGGCCGCGTACCCCGGGCTCGACGCCGCGAAATATATTACGCCGTTGGCGTTGGAGCCGGGCGGTTACGCGTACGCGACGTGCCACCGCCAGGAGAACGTCGACGACCCGGCCCGGCTCGAGGCGGTGGCCGAGGCGCTGCTCGAGTTGGAATTTCCGGTCTATTTCCCGGCGCACCCGCGTACGGCGAAGGCGCTCCGGGCGGCGGGCCTTTGGGAACGGCTCGAGGCCGCGCCGCACGTCACGCTGGCCGAGCCCGCGACCTATTACGCCAGCCTGGCCCTTATCCGGTATGCCGCGGCGGTGCTCACGGACTCGGGCGGCGTCCAGCGCGAGGCGTACTTGTACGACGTCCCCGCGCTCACCCTGCGAGACCGCACCGAGTGGCCGGAGACGGTGGCGGCGGGGGTCAACCGCTTGGTCGACG
This sequence is a window from bacterium. Protein-coding genes within it:
- the wecB gene encoding UDP-N-acetylglucosamine 2-epimerase (non-hydrolyzing), which encodes MDNNGRIMLVVGARPQFVKAAPLLAQPPEGAAWLLVHTGQHYDYEMSAAFFAELAIPEPAYNLEVGRLAPAAQLAAMTGRLADVVDKEAPAAVVVVGDTTSTLAGALAASLSGVPLAHVEAGMRSYDWAMPEERNRVLTDRLAALRLCPHDGAAANLAREGITDGVAVVGDVMYEVAAAAYPGLDAAKYITPLALEPGGYAYATCHRQENVDDPARLEAVAEALLELEFPVYFPAHPRTAKALRAAGLWERLEAAPHVTLAEPATYYASLALIRYAAAVLTDSGGVQREAYLYDVPALTLRDRTEWPETVAAGVNRLVDVDSEAIRAGVAEARARREGPSPRLELVGGPAPSVRVAEALSYLIQG